GTTGCGTTGTAACGATGAAACAATTTAATAATAAACAACAATGGATTTAATTAAAATTGCAGAAGAAGCATTTGCTACCGGAAAACAGCATCCGAGCTTCAAAGCAGGAGACACTGTAACAGTGGCATATCGTATTATCGAGGGTAACAAAGAACGTGTACAGTTGTACCGTGGTGTTGTTATCAAAATCGCCGGTCACGGAGACAAGAAACGTTTTACTGTACGTAAAATGTCAGGAACTATAGGCGTAGAAAGAATTTTCCCAATCGAATCACCGGCTATTGATAGCATCGAAGTGAATAAGGTAGGTAAAGTTCGTCGCGCTAAATTGTACTACCTGCGTGCTCTTACTGGTAAGAAAGCTAGAATCAAAGAAAAAAGAGTTAACGGCTAAGCGCCGGACCTTTCGATTCGAAATAAAAAAGGGGAACCTCATAATAAATGAAGTTCCCCTTTTTTATTGCTGCCATTCCCGCAAACATTTTCTCAACCATTTTACCTCTATGAGAAAAAATTCTCATACCTATGGGAATAAAATCCTTTCCGAATAGGCCGTAGATGACTTTAAATAGCGGAAAGGAATCATAAAACAAAGCCCCGAAAGTCATAGACTCCCGAGGCTTCATTACCTTTATTATAATAATGATATATTATTCCTTCAAATCTTTCAGTTCCCAAGCCAATGCACTGGCACCCAATACAGCAGCATCGGAGTCTTTCAGCTCGGAAACGAGCAATTTCGTCTTGCCTTTATAGATATTCAACACATTGTCGTCAATTGACTTCTGAATCGGTTTCATGATATAATCCCCCGATTTAGCCAACCCACCGAACAATACAATGGCTTCAGGGCTGGAGAATGCAATAGCATCCGCCAAAGCTTCACCCAAGATATTACCTGTAAATTCGAAGATTTCCTGTGCCAGTTTATCCCCTTGTACAGCTGCGTCATATACATCTTTTGAAGTAATGTTTTCTGCAGGAATGTTACGAAGCAAGCTGGCATCCGTACGAGCGGCAAGGAATTCGCGAGCTGTGCGAGCCACACCGGTAGCCGAACAGTAAGTTTCCAGACATCCCTTACGGCCACAACCGCAGATACGACCGTCGCGACGAGCGATCACGTGACCTAATTCACCTGCAAAACCGTCATGTCCATACACCATCTGACCGTTGATAACAATACCACTACCCACACCGGTACCCAGTGTGATCATGATAAAGTCTTTCATACCACGGGCAGCGCCATAAGTCATTTCACCGATAGCGGCAGCATTTGCATCGTTTGTCAAAGCAGTGGGGATACCCAGTCTTTCTTCAAACATGGCAGCCAACGGAAGAATTCCTTTCCAAGGCAAGTTCGGAGCAAATTCAATTGTTCCCGTGTAATAGTTACCATTCGGAGCACCGATACCGATACCTCTGATTTTATCAACGCCACCATTAGCAATAATCAATGGAAGCAGGTTTTTACACACTTCATCAGCGTATTCTTCTACTGTAGGATAACCAGATGTTTTGATTGAACTGCTGGCAATAATAGTTCCGCGTGCGTCTACAATTCCAAAGACGGTATTCGTTCCGCCTATGTCAATACCTACTACGTAGGGCTTTTCCATGTTTGAATTCATGATACTTTTATTTAAAAGGGTTAGTTAATCATTAAGTTTACTGCACACAAATTACGTAAAGAAGATTGAGTCTACAAAATGTTTTTCAAAAAAAGTTCAACCTCTTTGCAACTTTTCGTGTCTTGCAGTCGTCTAATAGTAGAAAATTATTAGAAAACAGAATCTAAATACAGAAAATTGTGATACTACTAACAAATGTCAACAAGACCTACAACAACGGAGCGCCTCTCCATGTGCTTAAAGGTATCAATCTCAATATCGAACAGGGAGAATTTGTTTCCATCATGGGAGCATCCGGGTCTGGGAAATCAACTTTACTCAATATATTGGGAATTCTCGACAACTACGACACCGGAGAGTATTATCTGAATAACGTACTCATCAAAAACTTAAGCGAAACCAAAGCTGCCGAATACCGGAACCGCATGATCGGATTTATCTTCCAGTCATTCAACCTGATTTCTTTTAAAGATGCCGTAGAGAATGTAGCACTTCCTTTATTTTATCAAGGGATAAGCCGCAAGAAGCGAAATGCACTTGCCTTGGAATATCTCGACCGTCTGGGTTTAAAAGACTGGGCACATCACATGCCCAACGAAATGAGTGGCGGTCAGAAACAACGTGTGGCAATCGCACGGGCTTTAATCACCCAACCGCAAATCATTCTGGCAGATGAGCCTACGGGAGCTTTGGACAGTAAAACTTCCGTGGAAGTGATGCAAATTCTGAAAGATCTTCATAAACTGGGAATGACGATTGTAGTTGTCACCCACGAAAGCGGAGTTGCCAATCAGACAGACAAGATTATACATATCAAAGACGGAGTCATCGAACGTATTGAAGATAATATCGACCACGATGCCTCTCCGTTCGGCAAAAACGGTTTCATGAAATAAGTATTAAAAATGATTGATATTTGGCAAGAAATATACAGTACCATCAAGCGTAACAAGCTAAGGACTTTTCTTACAGGATTTGCTGTGGCATGGGGTATCTTTATGCTGATCGTCCTGTTAGGCGCTGGAAACGGATTGATCCATGCATTCGAGCAATCGGCTTCCGAACGTGCCATGAACTCCATCAAGATTTTTCCGGGATGGACCAGCAAATCATACGATGGACTGAAAGAAGGAAGACAAGTGCAACTGGATAATAAAGACGTGGATGCTACCGGCCATTATTTTCCGGACCATGTCATTAAAGCCGGAGCAACCGTGTGGCAAGGAAGCATTAACTTAAGTTTCGGACAAGAATACGTCAGTTTGAATCTTTCCGGTGTATATCCCAACCATACGGAAGTAGAAGTGGTGAAACTCTTCAAAGGACGTTTCATCAATGAAATTGATATTAAAGAGCGCCGGAAAGTAATGGTGCTCCATAAAAAGACAGCAGAGATTCTTTTCGATAAAACGCATACCGAGCCTATCGGGCAGTTTGTCAATGCCGGTAATGTGGTTTATCAGGTAGTAGGGCTGTATAATGATAAAGGAGACAGCGGAGACAGCGATGCTTACATCCCCTTCACCACCCTGCAAACGATTTACAACAAAGGAGACAAGCTGAATAACCTTGTCATGACTACCAAGAACCTGGAAACGATAGAAACGAATGAAGCATTTGAAGCTCATTACCGCAAGGTGCTGGGGGCCAATCATCGCTTTGACCCGACAGACCATAGTGCTATCTGGATTTGGAACCGGTTTACCAACTACTTGCAACAGCAGCAAGGCTCGAACATGCTACGCATCGCTATCTGGGTGATCGGTATCTTTACGCTGTTAAGCGGGATTGTAGGAGTGTCCAACATCATGCTGATTACCGTAAAAGAACGTACCCGTGAATTCGGTATCCGCAAAGCTCTGGGTGCCAAGCCGCTTTCTATCCTCTGGCTGATTATCGTAGAGAGTGTCACCATTACCACGATATTCGGATATATAGGTATGGTGGCGGGCATCGGAGTGACCGAATGGATGAATAACGCCTTTGGCAATCAGACAATGGATACCGGAATGTGGACGGAAACTGTTTTCCTGAATCCGACAGTAGATATAAGAATCGCCATACAGGCTACACTCACATTAATAATAGCTGGTACGTTAGCCGGATTATTCCCTGCCCGAAAAGCAGTCAGCATCCGACCAATCGAAGCACTTAGAGCAGATTAAGACTATGAGAATAGATATGGATACTTGTGAGGAAATCCTCATTACCATTACAAGAAATAAAACGAGAAGCCTGCTGACTGCATTCGGTGTTTTCTGGGGAATCTTTATGCTCGTCGCCCTGATCGGCGGCGGACAAGGACTGGAAGGCATGATGAAAAAGAACTTTGAAGGATTCGCGACCAACTCCGGCTTCCTTGCCGCGCAGAAAACGGGCGAAGCTTACAAAGGTTTCCGCAAAGGCAGATGGTGGAATCTGGAAGCTATCGACATCGAGCGCCTCCGTTCACAAGTCAAAGATGTGGAGGTCATTACTCCTTCCATTGCCCGTTGGGGTTCCAAAGCTGTATACGAAGATAAGAAATACGATTGCAGCGTGAAAGGATTATATCCGGAGTATCTCCACATCGAATCACAGGAAATGGCCTACGGCAGGTTTATCAACGAAGTGGATATACAGGAAGCGCGTAAAGTGTGTGTCATCGGAAAGCGTATCTATGAAAGCCTGTTCAAACCGGGAGAGGATCCTTGCGGAAAATACATACGTGTGGACGGAATTTATTATCAGGTAATCGGCATGTCTTCCTCCGAAGGGGATATGAACATACAGGGACGGGCTTCGGAAGCTGTCACCCTGCCCTTCACCACCATGCAGCAAACGTACAACTTAGGGGGACGGATCGATGTCATCTGCTTCACCGTGAAGCATGGCATCAAAGTGTCCGACGTACAACCGGAAATGGAGCAGATTATTAAAGCTGCGCATTATATCGCGCCTAACGACAAACAAGCACTTATGTACCTGAATGCGGAAGCAATGTTCTCGATGGTAGACAATCTGTTTACCGGCATCAACATACTGGTTTGGATGGTAGGATTGGGAACTCTGCTGGCAGGTGCCATCGGCGTATCTAATATTATGATGGTAACCGTGAAAGAACGTACCACCGAAATTGGCATCCGCCGGGCAATCGGCGCACGCCCCAAAGATATCCTGCAACAGATTCTATCGGAAAGTATGGTGCTTACCACTATTGCAGGAATGTGTGGAATCTCTTTTGCCGTCATGGTGTTGCAACTGGTAGAAATGGGAGCAAACGCCGACGGAGGAGACGTCTGTTTTCAGATTACCTTCGGACTGGCAATCGGCACTTGTGCTCTTCTGATCGCATTGGGAATGTTGGCAGGTCTGGCACCTGCTTACCGGGCTATGGCTATCAAACCGATTGAAGCTATCCGCGACGAATAAAGAGGTGCGAGGGATTTCAATTATTAATCGTAAACAATAGAAATATAAATAAAGTCATGAAAAAGTATCTGAAAATCACATTATTGGTAGTCATTGCTATCCTTCTTGTCGGAACATTCGTATTCCTTTATCAGAAGTCTAAACCCAAGGTAATCACTTACGAAATAGTAAAACCGGAAGTCACCGACCTCCAAAAGACCACAGTGGCTACCGGAAAGGTGGAACCGAGAGACGAAATTTTAATCAAACCGCAGATTTCGGGTATCATCGACAAAGTGTATAAAGAAGCCGGACAAGCTGTGAAGAAAGGGGAAGTGATTGCCAAAGTAAAAGTAATCCCAGAACTCGGACAACTGAATTCTGCAGAAAGCCGTGTGCGCCTGGCAGAGATTAATGCAACACAGGCAGAAACGGATTTTGCCCGTGTAAAGAAGTTGTACGAAGATCAGCTGATTAGCCGGGAAGAATATGAGAAAAGTGAAGTAGCTTTGAAGCAGGCTCGTGAAGAAAGACAAACGGCTAAAGATAATCTGGAAATCGTAAAAGAAGGGATTACTAAAAATAGCGCATCGTTCAGTAGTACGATGATTCGTTCTACCATCGACGGGTTGATTCTGGATGTACCTGTAAAAGCCGGTAACTCTGTAATTATGAGTAACACGTTCAATGATGGAACCACAATTGCTACGGTAGCCAACATGAGCGACATGATTTTCCGCGGTAATATTGATGAAACGGAAGTGGGACGTATCCACGAACAAATGCCGATCAAGCTGACAATCGGAGCTTTGCAGAATCTGACATTCAACGCCATTTTGGAATATATCTCTCCGAAAGGGATAGAAACCAACGGTGCCAACCAATTTGAAATCAAAGCTGCAATTACTATTCCGGATTCCGTTCAGATTCGTTCCGGATATTCGGCTAATGCGGAAATCGTGTTGCAAAGGGCAAGTCAAGTATTGGCAGTGCCCGAAAGCACTATCGAGTTTAATGGCGACTCTACATTTGTGTACATCATGACAGATTCAGTGCCCGAACAAAAGTTCCGGCGTACACAGGTGACTGCCGGAATGAGTGATGGAATCAAGATAGAAATCAAGAAAGGAATAACTGCACAGGACAAAATACGGGGTGCAGAGAAAAAAGATAAATAATTGAATTCGATGAAAACAATTCGTAAAACCATATCAGCCCTTCTGCTTGCCGGGGTCGGAATCACTTCTATCCAAGCGCAGAACAACTCTCCGCAAGCATGGACATTGCGGCAATGTATCGACTATGCCATCGAGCATAATATAGAGATTCGTCAATCCGCCAACAGTGTTGAAGCCAATAAAGTGAGTGTAAACACTAGCAAATGGACACGTCTTCCGAATTTGAGCGGTAGCGCCAGCCAAAACTGGAGTTGGGGACGTGCTGCTTCTCCGATAGATAACTCGTATAGTGACATTAACAGTGCCAATACCAGCTTCAGCTTGGGAACCAATGTACCTATATTTACCGGTTTGCAACTGTCTAACCAATATTCACTTGCCAAGTTGGATTTAAAAGCCGCTATAGAAGATTTGAATAAAGCCAAAGAAGACATTGCAATCAATGTCACTTCCGCTTATTTGCAGGTTTTATTCAACCAAGAATTAAGTAAGGTAGCCCATAATCAGGTAAATTTAAGCAAAGACCAGCTAAAGCGTATCCAAGGGCTCCACGGAGTAGGTAAAGCGTCCCCTTCTGAAGTGGCCGAAGCACAAGCCCGTGTCGCACAGGACGAAATGACTGCTATACAATCAGACAATATGCACAAGTTGTCATTATTAGACCTCACCCAGCTTTTGGAATTACCTACGCCTGAAGGATTCGTGCTCGAAAGTCCTAAGGAAGAACTTGAGTTCGAATCTCTCACTCCACCGGATGATATATATACACAGGCTCTTGCTTACAAGCCAAGTATTAAGGCTGCAGAATACCGTTTGCAAGGTAGCCTTAATAGCATTCGTATTGCTCAAAGTGCATTCTATCCACAACTCTCTTTCAGCGCCGGTTTGGGTAGCAATTACTATACGGTGAGCGGAAGATCAGGAAACAGCTTCGGCAGTCAGATAAAGAACAACCTGAATAAGTATGTAGGGTTCAACTTGAGCATTCCGATCTTTAATCGTTTTTCTACACGAAACCGGGTACGTACCGCGCGTTTACAACAAATAGACTTATCTTTGAGATTGGATAACGCAAAGAAAGCACTCTACAAAGAGATTCAGCAGGCTTGGTATAATGCTCTAGCTGCAGAAAGCAAATACAATTCCAGTGAAGTGGCAGTGAAAGCCAACGAGGAGTCTTTCCGCCTGATGAGCGAAAAGTTCAATAACGGCAAAGCTACCTTTGTAGAATATAATGAAGCCAAACTTAATCTGACTAGGGCTCTTTCGGATAAGTTGCAAGCAAAATATGACTATCTGTTCCGGACTAAAATTCTGGATTTCTACAAAGGACAAGTCATTGAATAAAAAGAAATATATTTGAGTTTAGTATAGTAGTTCCTTAAAACATATCCGTTTGCGACATCAGATAGATTACAAAACGTTTCGCACAGCAAGGAGTAATAAGTAAAATCGAGGCGGATAGTATCCGCCCCGACATCCAAGTTACGGGCGACGCCCGAAATAGTCTAGCCAGTGAAAAACCGGAGTCTAGTTCTCCTACCACTGAGGAGCAATGAGATTGATATAAATAATAAAGGAATAGGTTATCTTCTTGAACTGCTGCTTCTTTCAGAGGAACGGGAAGAGCTTTGAGTGTTATTACCTCTCGTACTTCCGGAAGAAGAACGTCTTTCTGTTTGTCCGCTGGAAACATTGCTCCGGGTAGAGCTAGAACTACTACGGCTAGAATTACCACGACTGGAAGAACGATTGTTTCTTTCGGAACTGTTATTTCTATTATAGGAACCACTACTATTGTTTCGCCTGCTTGAACTTTCCCTTGAGCTGCTACTTGTTTTTCCACTTTCACGGTTCGGACCGGAACTTGCTTCCGGACGGGGACGAGTCGACGTCCCAGGTCGCGTTGTTGTTCCGGGACGAGACGTATTAGGACGAGACGTATCAGGACGAGTAGATGTGCTTGGACGAGATGTTCCGGGACGTGTTGCCGATGCCCCCGGACGGGAAGAATGACCCGGACGCGTCGGTGCATTATGCGGACGCATGGAAGTATTGGGACGGAACCGGACAGAACCGAAGTCCGAACGACGGTAGGAGTGATATACTCTCTGATCTCTCACCCGGTGCGGTGCAGAGTAATGGTTGAAATTAGTATATCTTCCCCGATAGTAGCTTGCATGGTGAAAGTGCGGACGATAATGCGCTCCACAATAAGTACGGTAATGATAAGGCACACCAAAATAAAACAAGCTATGGTTCGGGTAATTGATGTAAACCCTGAAACTCCATTTCCCTCCGGTTACATAAATCGGTCGATAGAAATACTCGGCACCCAGAAACCGGCGATACTGTGCATCGCTCAATACCCAGCGAAGATCGTCGTTACGGATATCCAAAGCTTCATAATAATCATCCAATGCCCATTCGTAACCACGTGCTACGTAATCCATTATATTACGGACAGAATAAATAAAGTCGTAATTAATCTCATACGCATCATTATATTGCTGTGTACTCAAGCTCAATTCATACGCCATCTTATCGGTAAGAAAACGTGTCTCCTTACGTACCTTGCCGGTGCTCATTCCAGCCATTACGGTCATATTGGCAGTCAGACCGACCGCAAAGAGTAAAAACAGTATTCGTTTCATCATTCAATCTCCTATCATTTATTATTCTGATAATATTCCTCAATAAACATGCTTAACATATCTCTATAATCGTACAGTTCTATAACCGTACAGTCAATATAGTATCAATGCTCACTGTATTCCTTCACAAAATCATACATCTTTTTTTTGTTAGAAGAAAATGTCAGACTATTAATCACCATAAAGAAAGCCTCTTTATCCACAATCCGCGGATATATCATTTTCATAATCTTCATTCGCTCATTATCGAACGCATAGAATTTCACCAACTGAAGACATTGATCGGCCGTAAAATCAGAACTAGCCAATGCAGCATTGATTAACGCAATGCGATCTTTCTCGAAAGGCTCATTCTTGACATTATCAAAAAACGCTTGAAAAAGCTGTTTGTTCATTACCCTGTCATACCGATCATAAACCGGGCGATGTCCACCGTGTTCCGGACGTCCGGGTCTGTTGTCCGGACGCATCTCATCACGTCCATTCACCATTATTTCCATTACACCGCTTCCTTTGAAATAAACACGTTCATTGTACAATCTTTCCCCTTTCCATACTCGTTCACCGGGCCGGGTAAACCGGGTGGCATACACTTCGACGGTATAATAGCCCGATTTCAAATTAGCAACGAAACAAGTGGTAGTTGGCAAACAGATTTGGTTTCCTCCCAGGTAAACAAGTATCGGAGTATTCCCACCGTCAATGCGGATTCCGTTAACAGACTGTGCTTGTAAGGAAAGGGCAGCGAACAGGATGCAGAAACTTATTATAATCTTACGCATAACTTATTTGGTTTTTATTATTTATATCTTTAATCTGATACCACAAAAATAGGGTGAGGAAACTCCCCACCCCAATGATTCTCTCTATTCGTATGTAGGGAAATCCCTATTCTGTTTAGGAATCCGCCAAAACAATGCCATCCTCGTGCAAGGTAATCAGACGTTTCTTATACAAGTCGCCCACTCCTTTCTTAAAGGTTTTCTTGCTGACACCAAACGTGCCGTAGATATCTTCCGCAGGGCTTTTATCATTCAAGTTGATTCGTCCCCCGTGCTCTTTGATATATTCTAGCAGCGTTTTCGAAAAATCGTCAATCTTTTCAAAACCGGGTTTCTGAAGAATCAAATCTACCTTGCCATCTTCACGCACCTGTTTCACAAAAGCTTTCATCTCCATCCCTGTCTCCAACGGACAGAATATTTCATTTTCATACAACAAACCGCTATACATATCATCTATAATTGCCTTAAAGCCTAAGTCCGTCTTCTGCCAGATAAGAATATTCACCTCTGCTCCCGAAGCATATTCCGGCTTTTCTTTCGACAGATAACGTTCCACTTTTGCCGAAGCTACAATACGATAACTCTCTTCATCCACATGTGCATGAACCACATACTTCCGTCCAACCTGCATTTTCATCTTCTGCTCACGGAACGGCACAAACAGGTCTTTCATCAATCCCCAGTTCAGGAAAGCTCCGTATTGATTTACCCAGGAGACTTCCAGACAAGCAAACTGTCCGACTTGCACTAACGGGGTCAGTGTCGTAGCAATCAGCCTCTCATCCATATCCAGATAAAGAAACACATTCAAAATATCCCCTATCTTACAATCCTCGGGCACATAACGGGTAGGCAACAAAATCTCACCTTCTTCCCCACCGTCGAGATATACGCCGAAATCGACTTCTTTCACGACTTCAAGCTGGTTGAACTTTCCTAATTCGATGCTCATATTCTTATCTATTTATTATATAAGATACAAAGATACAACAAAGAAGCGAAAGTGAGTGCGAAATGGGGAAAGAATGTTGTCTGTTAGCGATTTAACAGTATTTGCCAAGATGTTACAATACCATCAAATGCCAATGAAAAGCCAAGAAATGACAAAGTTTCGTTACTATACCATTACTTTGATTCTTGATTTCAATGGAGTATATTGGTTGCTGTAACTGATTGAATAGCAATGTTTGTTAAGCGATTGCAGTTGCAAATATAGGAAAATTTCTCATATCTTCGTTCCTGTTTCGCTTCGGCTGATTCTTTTGCACCGATACGCTGTGTTTTGCCTATCGTCACTCAACTCTACAAGTAATAATTTCGCAAACAAAAAAGTAGAGTTATGAACAGAAGCACTTTCAGAGTATTATTCTATCTCAAACGCAATGCCCCGAAAAAGAACGGGCTTGTGCCTGTGATGTGCCGCATCACCGTAAACGGCAAGATTTCCCAATTCAGTTGCAAACTGGATGTAGAGGAAAAGTTATGGAATGTCAGTCTCGGCAGAATGTCGGGAAGAAGCATTGTTGCACAAGAAACCAACCGAATGTTGGATAAAATCAGAATAGGCATCAACAAGGCTTATCAAGAAATTATGGATAGGGATGGTTATGTGTCTGCAGAGAAGGTCAGAAATGCTTTCTTGGGTATGGGACAAAACCATAAAACCCTGCTTGCTGTATTTCGACAGCACAATGAAGATTACGCCAGACAAGTGGGCAAGATGAAAAGCCAACGCAGTTATTGGAAGTATTGCACCGTTTACGACCATTTGGAAGAATTCATCAAGCATCGCTACAAGGTAAGCGATATTGCCTTGCGTGAGCTGTCCCCGGCATTCATCACCGACTTCGAGTTGTTCCTCCGTACTGAGAAGAATCATTGCACCAATACCGTATGGTCGTATATGATGCCGTTCCGCAGTATTATATATACAGCCATCAACAACGGTTGGTTACAACGCGACCCGTTTTATGCTTATCGTATTACAAAGGAAGAAACCAAAAAAGGATTCTTAACCAAAGAAGAAATCACGATGCTTATCAACGGAACATTCAAGAAGAAAAGTTACGAACTGATTAGAGACCTTTTCATTTTCTGTTGTTTCAGCGGATTGAGTTGGAGGGATATGTATAATCTCACAACCGACAATTTACAAACATCATTCGATG
The Bacteroides caecimuris DNA segment above includes these coding regions:
- the rplS gene encoding 50S ribosomal protein L19, coding for MDLIKIAEEAFATGKQHPSFKAGDTVTVAYRIIEGNKERVQLYRGVVIKIAGHGDKKRFTVRKMSGTIGVERIFPIESPAIDSIEVNKVGKVRRAKLYYLRALTGKKARIKEKRVNG
- a CDS encoding ROK family protein, coding for MNSNMEKPYVVGIDIGGTNTVFGIVDARGTIIASSSIKTSGYPTVEEYADEVCKNLLPLIIANGGVDKIRGIGIGAPNGNYYTGTIEFAPNLPWKGILPLAAMFEERLGIPTALTNDANAAAIGEMTYGAARGMKDFIMITLGTGVGSGIVINGQMVYGHDGFAGELGHVIARRDGRICGCGRKGCLETYCSATGVARTAREFLAARTDASLLRNIPAENITSKDVYDAAVQGDKLAQEIFEFTGNILGEALADAIAFSSPEAIVLFGGLAKSGDYIMKPIQKSIDDNVLNIYKGKTKLLVSELKDSDAAVLGASALAWELKDLKE
- a CDS encoding ABC transporter ATP-binding protein, whose protein sequence is MILLTNVNKTYNNGAPLHVLKGINLNIEQGEFVSIMGASGSGKSTLLNILGILDNYDTGEYYLNNVLIKNLSETKAAEYRNRMIGFIFQSFNLISFKDAVENVALPLFYQGISRKKRNALALEYLDRLGLKDWAHHMPNEMSGGQKQRVAIARALITQPQIILADEPTGALDSKTSVEVMQILKDLHKLGMTIVVVTHESGVANQTDKIIHIKDGVIERIEDNIDHDASPFGKNGFMK
- a CDS encoding ABC transporter permease; amino-acid sequence: MIDIWQEIYSTIKRNKLRTFLTGFAVAWGIFMLIVLLGAGNGLIHAFEQSASERAMNSIKIFPGWTSKSYDGLKEGRQVQLDNKDVDATGHYFPDHVIKAGATVWQGSINLSFGQEYVSLNLSGVYPNHTEVEVVKLFKGRFINEIDIKERRKVMVLHKKTAEILFDKTHTEPIGQFVNAGNVVYQVVGLYNDKGDSGDSDAYIPFTTLQTIYNKGDKLNNLVMTTKNLETIETNEAFEAHYRKVLGANHRFDPTDHSAIWIWNRFTNYLQQQQGSNMLRIAIWVIGIFTLLSGIVGVSNIMLITVKERTREFGIRKALGAKPLSILWLIIVESVTITTIFGYIGMVAGIGVTEWMNNAFGNQTMDTGMWTETVFLNPTVDIRIAIQATLTLIIAGTLAGLFPARKAVSIRPIEALRAD
- a CDS encoding ABC transporter permease, with the translated sequence MRIDMDTCEEILITITRNKTRSLLTAFGVFWGIFMLVALIGGGQGLEGMMKKNFEGFATNSGFLAAQKTGEAYKGFRKGRWWNLEAIDIERLRSQVKDVEVITPSIARWGSKAVYEDKKYDCSVKGLYPEYLHIESQEMAYGRFINEVDIQEARKVCVIGKRIYESLFKPGEDPCGKYIRVDGIYYQVIGMSSSEGDMNIQGRASEAVTLPFTTMQQTYNLGGRIDVICFTVKHGIKVSDVQPEMEQIIKAAHYIAPNDKQALMYLNAEAMFSMVDNLFTGINILVWMVGLGTLLAGAIGVSNIMMVTVKERTTEIGIRRAIGARPKDILQQILSESMVLTTIAGMCGISFAVMVLQLVEMGANADGGDVCFQITFGLAIGTCALLIALGMLAGLAPAYRAMAIKPIEAIRDE
- a CDS encoding efflux RND transporter periplasmic adaptor subunit; its protein translation is MKKYLKITLLVVIAILLVGTFVFLYQKSKPKVITYEIVKPEVTDLQKTTVATGKVEPRDEILIKPQISGIIDKVYKEAGQAVKKGEVIAKVKVIPELGQLNSAESRVRLAEINATQAETDFARVKKLYEDQLISREEYEKSEVALKQAREERQTAKDNLEIVKEGITKNSASFSSTMIRSTIDGLILDVPVKAGNSVIMSNTFNDGTTIATVANMSDMIFRGNIDETEVGRIHEQMPIKLTIGALQNLTFNAILEYISPKGIETNGANQFEIKAAITIPDSVQIRSGYSANAEIVLQRASQVLAVPESTIEFNGDSTFVYIMTDSVPEQKFRRTQVTAGMSDGIKIEIKKGITAQDKIRGAEKKDK
- a CDS encoding TolC family protein, with the translated sequence MKTIRKTISALLLAGVGITSIQAQNNSPQAWTLRQCIDYAIEHNIEIRQSANSVEANKVSVNTSKWTRLPNLSGSASQNWSWGRAASPIDNSYSDINSANTSFSLGTNVPIFTGLQLSNQYSLAKLDLKAAIEDLNKAKEDIAINVTSAYLQVLFNQELSKVAHNQVNLSKDQLKRIQGLHGVGKASPSEVAEAQARVAQDEMTAIQSDNMHKLSLLDLTQLLELPTPEGFVLESPKEELEFESLTPPDDIYTQALAYKPSIKAAEYRLQGSLNSIRIAQSAFYPQLSFSAGLGSNYYTVSGRSGNSFGSQIKNNLNKYVGFNLSIPIFNRFSTRNRVRTARLQQIDLSLRLDNAKKALYKEIQQAWYNALAAESKYNSSEVAVKANEESFRLMSEKFNNGKATFVEYNEAKLNLTRALSDKLQAKYDYLFRTKILDFYKGQVIE
- a CDS encoding DUF4476 domain-containing protein codes for the protein MRKIIISFCILFAALSLQAQSVNGIRIDGGNTPILVYLGGNQICLPTTTCFVANLKSGYYTVEVYATRFTRPGERVWKGERLYNERVYFKGSGVMEIMVNGRDEMRPDNRPGRPEHGGHRPVYDRYDRVMNKQLFQAFFDNVKNEPFEKDRIALINAALASSDFTADQCLQLVKFYAFDNERMKIMKMIYPRIVDKEAFFMVINSLTFSSNKKKMYDFVKEYSEH
- a CDS encoding S1 RNA-binding domain-containing protein, translating into MSIELGKFNQLEVVKEVDFGVYLDGGEEGEILLPTRYVPEDCKIGDILNVFLYLDMDERLIATTLTPLVQVGQFACLEVSWVNQYGAFLNWGLMKDLFVPFREQKMKMQVGRKYVVHAHVDEESYRIVASAKVERYLSKEKPEYASGAEVNILIWQKTDLGFKAIIDDMYSGLLYENEIFCPLETGMEMKAFVKQVREDGKVDLILQKPGFEKIDDFSKTLLEYIKEHGGRINLNDKSPAEDIYGTFGVSKKTFKKGVGDLYKKRLITLHEDGIVLADS
- a CDS encoding site-specific integrase, with the protein product MNRSTFRVLFYLKRNAPKKNGLVPVMCRITVNGKISQFSCKLDVEEKLWNVSLGRMSGRSIVAQETNRMLDKIRIGINKAYQEIMDRDGYVSAEKVRNAFLGMGQNHKTLLAVFRQHNEDYARQVGKMKSQRSYWKYCTVYDHLEEFIKHRYKVSDIALRELSPAFITDFELFLRTEKNHCTNTVWSYMMPFRSIIYTAINNGWLQRDPFYAYRITKEETKKGFLTKEEITMLINGTFKKKSYELIRDLFIFCCFSGLSWRDMYNLTTDNLQTSFDGHLWIKTNRQKTGTETNIRLLDTAKHIIEKYQSLAEGNKLLPVPCYANCRHGIKAVAKLCGIQKNVCWHQSRHSYATTICLSNGVPIETLSKLMGHTSIRSTQIYAKITAEKVSNDIENLSKQIESLETFICKAI